A DNA window from Vigna angularis cultivar LongXiaoDou No.4 chromosome 1, ASM1680809v1, whole genome shotgun sequence contains the following coding sequences:
- the LOC108344951 gene encoding peroxisomal acyl-coenzyme A oxidase 1, translating into MEGVVDHLAFERNKTQFDVEEMKIVWAGSRHALEVSDKMARLVASDPAFRKDDRPMLGRKELFKNTLKKAVYAWKRIIELRLTEEEAAMLRTFVDQPAFTDLHWGMFIPAIKGQGTEEQQQKWLPLAQRMQIIGCYAQTELGHGSNVQGLETTATFDPKTDEFVIHSPTLTSSKWWPGGLGKVSTHAVVYARLITDGQDHGVHGFIVQLRSLDDHLPLPGITVGDIGMKFGNGAYNSMDNGVLRFDHVRIPRNQMLMRVSQVTREGKYAQSSVPRQLVYGTMVYVRQTIVRDASSALARAVCIATRYSAVRRQFGSNKGSLETQVLDYKTQQARLFPLLASAYAFRFVGEWLKWLYMDVMKRLQANDFSTLPEAHACTAGLKSLTTSVTADGIEECRKLCGGHGYLCSSGLPELFAVYIPTCTYEGDNIVLLLQVARHLIKTISKLGSGKKPVGTTSYIGRVEQLMLYHSDVQKAEDWLKPNEVLGAFEARAAKKLVACAQNLSKFTNPEEGFQELSADLVETAVAHCQLIVVSKFIEKLQQDITGKGVKHQIQLLCSIYALSLLHKHLGDFLSTGCITPKQGSLANDLLRSLYSEVRPNAIGLVDAFNYTDHYLGSVLGRYDGDVYPKLYEEAWKDPLNDSVVPDGFQEYIRPMLKQQLRNARL; encoded by the exons GCGTTCAGAAAGGATGATAGACCCATGCTTGGTAGGAAGGAGTTATTTAAGAACACTTTGAAAAAAGCAGTTTATGCGTGGAAAAGGATTATCGAGCTCCGTCTTACTG AAGAGGAAGCTGCTATGCTCAGAACTTTTGTGGACCAACCTGCTTTTACGGATCTACATTGG GGAATGTTTATTCCTGCTATCAAAGGACAAGGAACCGAGGAACAGCAGCAAAAGTGGTTGCCTTTGGCTCAAAGGATGCAAATAATTGGATGCTATGCCCAAACTGAACTGGGCCATGGATCTAATGTTCAAGGGCTAGAAACAACTGCAACCTTTGATCCCAAAACAGACGAGTTTGTAATTCATAGCCCCACATTAACTTCCAGCAAA TGGTGGCCTGGTGGACTGGGTAAAGTGTCAACGCACGCAGTAGTTTATGCCAGGCTAATTACTGATGGTCAAGATCATGGAGTGCATG GTTTCATTGTCCAGCTGCGGAGCTTAGATGACCACTTACCTCTTCCCGGCATAACTGTTGGTGATATTGGAATGAAATTTGGAAATGGAGCATATAACTCTATGGATAATGGGGTTTTAAGGTTTGACCATGTACGGATTCCAAGAAATCAAATGTTAATGAG GGTTTCACAGGTAACTAGAGAGGGAAAATATGCACAATCTAGTGTCCCACGACAATTAGTTTATGGTACTATGGTGTATGTAAGACAAACAATTGTACGTGATGCATCATCAGCTTTGGCACGAGCAGTTTGCATTGCTACAAGATACAGTGCTGTTCGAAGGCAGTTTGGGTCGAATAAAGGAAGTCTTGAGACACAG GTGCTTGATTATAAAACGCAGCAAGCTAGGCTCTTCCCTTTGTTAGCTTCAGCCTATGCTTTCAGATTTGTTGGTGAATGGTTGAAATGGCTTTATATGGATGTGATGAAACGATTGCAAGCCAATGATTTTTCAACATTACCTGAGGCTCATGCATGCACAGCAGGGTTGAAGTCCTTGACTACTTCAGTAACTGCA GATGGAATTGAAGAATGCCGCAAACTATGTGGTGGCCATGGCTACCTTTGTAGTAGCGGTCTCCCTGAGTTATTTGCAGTCTATATTCCTACCTGCACATATGAAGGAGACAACATTGTGCTGCTATTACAG GTGGCAAGGCATCTCATCAAGACTATTTCTAAGTTGGGCTCCGGAAAAAAGCCTGTTGGTACAACATCTTATATTGGACGAGTGGAGCAGCTGATGCTATATCATTCTGATGTTCAGAAAG CGGAGGATTGGTTGAAGCCTAATGAAGTGCTGGGAGCATTTGAAGCCAGGGCTGCTAAGAAGTTGGTTGCTTGTGCTCAAAATCTTAGCAAGTTTACCAATCCTGAAGAAG GTTTCCAAGAACTATCTGCCGATCTAGTTGAGACAGCTGTTGCTCATTGTCAGTTAATTGTTGTTTCCAA ATTTATTGAGAAGTTGCAGCAAGATATAACTGGAAAGGGAGTGAAACATCAAATACAACTTCTTTGTAGCATTTATGCTTTGTCTCTTCTTCATAAGCATTTGGGTGATTTTCTTTCAACTGGCTGCATCACTCCCAAACAGGGTTCCCTTGCAAATGATCTGCTGAGGTCCTTGTATTCAGAG GTTCGTCCGAATGCAATTGGACTTGTTGATGCGTTTAACTACACTGATCACTACCTTGGTTCGGTTCTTGGGCGCTATGATGGAGATGTGTACCCAAAGCTGTACGAGGAGGCATGGAAGGATCCATTGAATGATTCAGTTGTGCCGGACGGTTTTCAAGAATATATTCGACCAATGCTAAAGCAACAACTTCGAAATGCTAGACTATGA